TCCGTCAGCACGGGCTGGGCGGACAGAAGCCGGGACAACGCCTCGCGGTTCGCCTGTTCGATGTCCACCATGGTCGTTCCTCCTTACCCTCTCTTCAGCTTCCGCAGCTTCGCCAGCAGATCCGAACTGGCCTGGGGGGGGGTCCATTCCATCTGCACCACCCGGGTCTTCTGGGCCTCCAGGTCCGTGGCGAACTGCTCCACCCCGATGTTCACCACCACCGGCCCCTCCTTGAGCAGGGCCTTCAGCTTCTCGTGCACCGTCCTCACCCCTTCAGCAGGTACGCCGCCAAGCGGGCCGCCTGGGCGTTGCTGTGGCACACCGTCACCCCCGCCTCCTCCAGGATGCGGCGCTGCCGCGCCCCGTCCTGGGGATCCGCCTCGGTGCCGCAGATGGAGGCCACGAAGGCGATGCGGTCCTTCCCCAGGGCCCGGGCCTTGAGGATCCCCTCCACCAGCCCCGTGGCGGGGTCGGGGTTGCAGCCGTAGCCGATGACCACGTCGAAGAGGATCACCCCCACCTCCGGGTCCTTGGCCTCCTCCTCGAACCGGGCGGCCCGCAGGGACACGTCGATCATGGGATGCAGCCGCCCCTGGGTGAACTCGTCCTCCCCGAAGTCCACGATGGAGTGTTCCACCGAGGCCAGGCTGTCCTCCAGGCGCAGCTCCTTCTTCAGGGGGGTGTTGCTGTGGATGGGCCCCAGCAGGTCCTGGGCGATGAGCTGGGCCTCGTAGCACAGGGTGCCGCCGGAGTAGAGCCCCCGGAGCCACCCCTTGCGGGGGCCGATCTTCCCCGCCAGGGCCTTGAGGGCATCGTCCGCCTCCGCCAGGCTTCGGCGGGCGGAGGCCACGTCCTCCCCCTTGGCCAGGGCGGCGGCCACCGCGGCGGTCTCCTCCAGCTCCCGGCAGATGTACACCGGGGGCTGGTCCCCCCGAGCCTCCCCGCCGATGAACCCCAGGACGGCGGGTTTCCCCCCCGCCCGAACCTGGGCCAGGATCTTTTGCTCCACCTCCGGAGCCGGGGGCTTGCCCACCACCACCAGGACCTTCACCTCGTCGTCCGCCAGGAGGGTCTGGACCCCCATCTCCACCATGAGGCCCCCCACCTCGGCCTTCACGTCCCGGCCGCCGGTTCCGATGCCGTGGAGGGTCCCCACGCCCCGCTTGGCCAGCTGGACGTGTACCTCCTGGAGCCCCGTCCCCGCCGCGGCCACCAGGGACACGGGCCCGGTGGGACAGGCGTTGGCCATGCCCATGGCCACTCCCCGGACGATGATGGTGCCGCAGTCCGGCCCCATCACCAGAAGCCCCTTCTCCCGGGCCACCTTCTTGATCTCCACTTCCTTCTCCAGGGACACGTTGTCGGAGTAGAGCATCACGTTCAGGTCCCGCCCCAGACACTCCAAGGCCACGTCCCCGGCGTAGCGCCCCGCCACGGAGACGATGGCCAGGTTGGCCTCCGGCAGCACCGTCACCGCTCCGTCCAGACTTCGGGGCCGGTAGGTCCCTCCGTCGTCCTGGTTCTGCCGCCAGGGCGGGTTGGCCAGGTAGGCCTTGGCGGTGGACAGGGCCTCCTCCAGGACCGACTCCTCCCCGGCCACCGCCAGGATCAGGTCGTTGGGTCCGGCTTCCAGCCCCGTCAGGTCGAAGCCCCCCGCCGCCAGGATCCGCAGGTTCGCCTCCGTGCCCATGGACAGGGAGGCGCTCTTGACCCCTTCCCGAGCGGTGATTTCCTTGGCCACCCTCATGAGGGTGACGCTGTCGTAGTAGGTGCGGGCGATCACTTCCAAGCGCTGCAAGCGCGGTCACCTCCCGGTGCGGCCCCGAGGGCCGTCCCTTCCCCCCTAGCGGGGGGCTGTTGCGTCAAACCTCCCCAGTGCCCCGGCGAATCCCGCCAGCCAGGCCCTTCCGGAGGTGTGTCCCCAATCCGTCATGGCCGAGACGGCCCGGAGCACCGCCTCCCCGTCCTCCCCCTCCAGGGCGGCCGTCAGGGCCGCCGGACGGGCCCAGGCGAGCCCCTCCAGGGCGTCCCGGATCACCTCTCCCGCCAGCCAGGCGGTGCACCCCGGATCGAACCGTCTTCCCAGCTCCCCCCGGGCACGAAGGCTCTCGGGGGAACCGATCCACCCCAGGGCCACCAGCCACCCCGCGATCCAGTCGTCCCCCGCGGGGGTGTGCCCCGGCCCCAGGCCCGCCAGGGTCAGGGGGTCCTCCTCCCGCAGGGCTTCCCCCAAGACCCGAAGCTCCGGGTCCTCCAGGAAGACGGGCCATTCCTCCCACAGGGGCCGCCACCGGGGGCGGGGCCTCCCCGGACGGATGCGGGGGTCGAAGCGAAGCCCCTCCTCCCCCCTCGGGAGGTCCGGTCCCGGCTCCCCCTCCCGAAGCTCCGGCAGAAGGCTCAGCCAGGCTGTCCGGGGCCCCAGGTCCCTAGGGTCCGTCACCAGGCTGAAGCGCCTCCCCCGGGGGTCTTCAAGGTTCACCGCCCGGCGGTGCGCCTCCCGCACCCGAAGGGGCGGGGGAACGTCCGGCCAGTCGACGCTGACCCCCAGGAGGACCGGGGTGTCCACCTAAATGGCCCCCTCCTCCCGCAGCTTCCGGATCTCCTCCTCCGACATCCCCAGGAGGCCGCCGTAGATCGCCCCCACGTGCTCCCCCAACAGGGGAGCGGGACCGGCGATGGACGCAGGGGTCTCGGAGAACTTGATGGGCACCCCGGGCATCTTCAGTTCCCCCGCCACGGGATGAGCCACCGGGACGATCATCTCCCGAGCCAGCACCTGAGGGTCCGACACCACCTTGTCGATGGTGTTGATGGGGCCGCAGGGCACCTGCACCGCCATCAGGGCCTCCATCCACTGGGCCGTGGTCTTCCCCTGGGTCTGGGCGTTCAGGATCGCCTTGAGGGCGAGCCAGTTCTCGATGCGGTCCCGGTTCGTGAGGAACCGGGGGTCCGCGGCGGTCTCGGGGATTCCCAGGACCTCGCACAGGCGGGCCCACAGCACGTCGTTCCCCGCGGCGATGTTGATGAACCCGTCGGCGCTCTCGAAGGTGGCGAAGGGGCAGATGGAGGGATGGTCGTTCCCGATGGGGCCCGGAGCCACGCCGCTGGTCTCGTACCGGGCCACGGCGTTCTCCAGGGTGGCCACCAGGCAGTCCAGCATGGCCACGTCCACCATCTGGCCCCGGCCGGTGAGGTCCCGGTGGTGCAGCGCCGCCAGGATCCCCGTGACCGCGAAGATCCCCGCCAGGATGTCCGCCATGGAGGACCCCACCTTGAGGGGGTGCTTCGGGTCCGTCCCGGTGATGCTCTGAAGCCCCCCCATGCCCTGGACGATGAGGTCGTAGGCGGGGCGGTCGCTGTAGGGCCCCGTCTGGCCGAAACCCGAGCTGGCGGCGTAGATGAGCCGGGGGTTCACCCGGGAGAGAACGTCGTAGTCCAGCCCCAGCTTCTTCATGGTGCCGGGCTTGTAGTTCTCCACCAGGATGTCCGCCCGCGCCGCCAGTTCCTTGAGGATGCGCTTCCCCTCGGGGTGCTTCAGGTTGAGGGTGACGCTCTCCTTGCCCCGATTGAGGCTCATGAAGTAGGCGCTCTCCCCGTTTTGGAAGGGGGTGTAGGCCCGGGCGTCGTCCCCCCCCTGGGGGTTCTCCACCTTGATGACCCGTGCCCCCATGTCCGCCAGCATCATGCCCGCAAAGGGCCCCGCCAGCACCCGGGTCAGGTCCAGCACCACCAGTCCTTCCAGGGGCTTCTTCCTCTCCGTCATGGCCTCTACCTCCCGTAGGGGATGCGTCTTGCCGGCTCGAAGGCGCAGCGGCCTTCGTGCAGGATGCCCTCGTAGCTTCCCAGGTTCCGGTCCTCCACGTGGTCGAACCACTGCTCCGAGGAGCCGCAGGGGACCACCTTCCGCAAGGGGTCCGGGTCCAGCTCAGCCCAGATGTACTCCTCGCTGGCCCGGGCCTGGGCCAGCTTCACCGCCGTGGGGTGCACGATCATGGAACCGCCGAAGTAGAAGGACCCCGACTCGTCCCGCCCCACGGTGTTGGTGGCGATCCAGTACACGTGGTTGTCGTAGGCCCGGGCCCGGTTGGTCAGGTCCCAGTGGTCGAAGGTGCGCATGAACGCCGAGGGCCGGCAGATGACCTCCGCCCCCAGCAGGGTGGTGGCCCGGGCCAGCTCCGGGAAGTCCCCGTCGTAGCAGATCACGATGCCGATGCGCCCCAGGGGGGTGTCGACACAGAAGGGCCTGCACCCCGGGGTGGTCCAGCCGCCCCCCTCCAGGCGCTCCGTGGGAAAGGGGTGGGTCTTCCGGTAGACCCCGAGGATTCCGTCGGGGCCGATGAGGGCGGCGGAGTTGTACACCACCCCGCGCTCCTCCCCCCGCTCATAGGTGGGGTACACCAGGTGGATGCCGAACTGCCGAGCCCAGCGCACCCCCACATCCGTCAGGGGACCCGGGATGGAGGTCACCGCATCCCAGATGTCCGAGGCGGTCCCCCGGGGGGTGAACCCCGTGGTGAAGCTCTCCGGCAGTACCACCAAGTCCGCCTTGGATTCCCGAACGCAGGCGTCGATCCACCCCTCCGCCTTCTCCAGGTTGGCCCGCACATCCATGGGCTCAATGGCGAACTGGATCGCCGCCCCGATCATTCGTCGCATCAAGAACGTCCTCCTCGTGAATTGAGGTTCTTGTCACTCATCCACATCGACCCGGGCAACCCACGCCATCGTCCCGACGCGCCAGCCCCCGTGGAAGGGGAAAGGGGACTTCGTGCCGAACATTCCATGCCCCTTCGCCAGGTTACCCCTCAAGGCCGTGAAGCCGAAGGGGACAAAACCCCGATGAAGAGGCAGCACCGCGACGTTTCTCCCCCCTTACCGGCCACGGACCCGCTTGCGGATCCTCGCACCACACCTACAATACCCGTTAGGGAGAGGAGCGCACATGGCAACAGGTGACATGTTTCCACCGCGCCCCGGGCAACTCTCTCCATATTGGACCTGAATTCACATGAAGGAGGACAGGCCATGATCGCCGCAGACCTTCTGCGTCACCACCTCTTTCCGGACTTCGAGCTGCTGGGAGGAAGCGGGGGGCTCAACCGGGAACTCTCGTCGGTGTCCGTCATCGACGCCCCGGACGTGGACCGCTGGATGCGGGGGGGGGAGTTCCTCATCGGAAGCGGGTACATCTTCCGGGAGGACCCGGAGGGGTTCGCTCCCTTCCTGCGAAGGGTGGAGGAAAAGGGCATCGCCGCCCTGGGGATCAAGTTGGACCGCTACCACCACCAGCTTCCGGGAAGCATGGTGGCGGAGTCGGACTCCCTGAACCTTCCCCTGGTGGCCATCCCCCTGAACTACCGATGGACCGACGTCATCGAGGGGGTTCAGGCCTTCCTGTTCCAGGAAAAACGCCGGGGGGACCAGGCCCAGGAAGACCTGGGGAGCTTCTGGGAGGAGGGACTGGACCTGCGGCGCCTCCTCTCCGGCTTCGCCCTGCGCCTCGGGCTTCCCCTGGTGGTGCAGTCCACCCAGCTGGGGCTGAACCACCAGTTCCTCCCCGACGGCCGCATCGAGGGAGCCGACCAGGTGCAGGCCTTCCTGAAAACCCCGGTGGTGCAGGAGAAGGGACTCCCCCGGCGGGGGCAGATCCTGGAGAATCTGGAGCTGCGCAACAGCGGGGTGCTCCAGTGGTGCGCCGTGTACCGCTTCGTGGCGGACACCCCCCTGACCCTGCACCTGGGTCTGAGCGCCGGGGAGCAGACCCCCTCCACCCGGCAGGAGCGCATGGTCCTGCGCGCCCTCACCCTGCTTCGGGCGGCGGCCCTGGAAGTGGCCACCCTGTCGGACCGATGGGTGGTGAAGAAGGAGAAGTTTTTCGAGGGGCTGTGCCTGGAGATCTACAACGACCCGGAGATGGTCCGGGCCAATCTGGAGGAGCTGGGGGTCGCCCTGCCCCGCCGGGGGTGCATCGTGGTGGCCTCCTCCAGTCGGGAGGCGGAGCCCCCCCGATGGGTTCCCCCGGAGGCGGTGTTCAGCCACCGCCTGGGGGATCAGTGGACGGGGCTTCTGCCCCTGCCGGACCCGGACGGAGCCAAGCGGGACTGGGGACAGAAGGCGGAACGGGCGGGGGTCCACCTGGCCCTGGGGGGCACGGTGCAGACCCCCCTGGAGATCAGCCGATCCTACCAGGAGGCCAAGCGCACCTCCAACTGGCTTCGGGAGTTCTCCCTGCCCCCGGGGGTCTACCTCCACGAGGAGCTGTCCCTCTACGCCCTCCTGGACAGCCTGGCCCGCCTCCCGGAAGCCCGGGGGGTCTACCGGCGCTATTGGGAACCCCTGCTGGCGGAGCCGACGGGGGGAAGGCGGAGCCTGCCCCTGCGGGAGCTGGCGAAGGCCCTCATCCAGACGGACTTCAACGCCCGCCTCTGCGCCCAGAACCTGCACCTGCACTACAACACGGTGCGCAACCATCTGGAGGACCTGGAGGGCCTGCTGGACCTGGATCTGTCCAACCCCCACCACCGTCTGGGGCTGATCCTGGCCAGCCACATCCACGGCTCCTTCCAGAAGCGCGGGGGGGAAGGCTAGGGTCTCCCCCCCGCCCTCACCCGACGAAGCATCGCCATGCCCCCCAGGAAGAACAGACCCAGGACGGGCCCGCCCATCCGGAGAGACCCGGTGAGCTGGGCCAGCAGACCGAAGAGGAAGGGCCCCAGGACCCCCGCGAACTTGCTGGACAGATCGTAGAAACCGTAGAGTTCCGCGCTCCGCTCCTTGGGCACCAGGGAGGCGAAGAGGGATCGGGAGAGGGCCTGAGTCCCCCCCTGCACCACCCCCACCCCCAGGGCCAGGACCCAGAAATGCCAGGGCCGGACCACGAAGGGGATGAAGGCGCACAGGGCCAGGTAGCCCCCCAGCCCCGCCAGGAGAACCCGCCGATCCCCCCAGCGTCCGGCGAGTCGGCCGAACAGGATCGTGCAGGGGACCCCCACGAACTGGGTGGCCACCAGGGCTCCCAGGAGGGTCCCCTGTCCCAGCCCCAGGGAGCTGCCGTAGAGCACCCCCATGCGCATGATGGTGCCGATGCCGTCGTTGTAGAGCCAGAAGGCCCCCAGGAACCAGAGCAGGTCCGGCTGGTGCCGCAGCCCCAGGAGGGTGCGCCAGGGACGCCCGTAGGCCGAGGCTCCCCAGGTCTCTCCCGGTTCCCGCGGCGACGGAGGTGGCTCCCCCACGTGGCGCAGGAAGGGCAGGGTGAAGAGCCCCCACCAGAGGGCCACGGACAGAAAGGACAGGCGGAAACCCGCCTCCCCCCAGAAACCAGCCAGGGCGGCGTTGGCCACCAGCAGCGTTCCTCCCCCCAGGTAGCCCAGGGCGTACCCCGCCGAGGAGAGCCCCGCCCGCTCCTCCGGGGCCGCCAGGTGGGGCAGGAAGGAATCGTAGAACACGTTGTTGAAGGAAAACCCCAGGGAACCCAGGGCGAAGAGGGCCAACCCCCAGACCCAATGCCCTTCCCCCAGGAGGCCCATGGCGGCGGAGGCACCTACCCCCAGGGCCGTGGCGGCCAGAAGCGCCCCCTTGCGCCGCCCCGCCCCGTCCGCCAGCGCCCCCAGCCCCGGGGCCAGCAGGGCCGTGAGGAGCATGGAGAGGGCGGAGACGTAGCCCCACCAGGCCAGCACCGAGGAAGCCTCGGCCCCCGCCCCCAGCACCTCCCGATAGTACAGGGGGTACAGCACCGCCAGGATGGTGGTGGCAAAGGCGGAGTTCCCCACGTCCTGGAGGACCCAGGCCCGCCAGTCGAGGCGGCGAAGCAGGTCGCGGAGGATCACGGCGTCCGCCCCCGGGTGGACGATCTGCTCCGGGAGACCCTCAAGGGAGAACCGCCACTCGGGTGCCCCGTCGAACCAGGGGGCGCAGCTTCTGCAAGTCCGCGTTGCGGAGCCGGATGCACCCCTCCGTCACGTCCTTCCCGACGCTGGAAGGGTCGTGGGTTCCGTGGATGCCGATGCCGTCCCAACCCGTCTTCAGCCGGATGAACCAGGGACCGTAGGCTCCGGGGATCTCCCCCTTCCCGTCCCGGAAATCGTGGGTCCAGGCCCGGGAATCCTGGATCCGGACCACCGAGAACTCCCCCTCCGGGGTACGGCGGTCCCCCCGCCTCTGCTTCTGTCCCGGGTTCGACCCCAACGCCACGGGGAAGGCGTCCCAGACGGCCTGCCCCCGAAAGACGACGAGACGGTGCTGCCCCTTCTCGATCTTGAGCCAGACCTCGCCTGCGGGTTCCGCCGCCTCGGAGATCCCCCCCGCGCAGCACACCGCTGCCAGGAGAAACGCCAGCAACCGCACCATACCGCCTCGTCCCCTTCCTATTTCGGAGCCTTCGCCCCGCAGGCCCATCCTAGCGGCACCGGAAGGGTCCTCCAAGGGGAGAAACCCCCAAAAACCCTCCGAGAACGGTACAATGCCCTCGGTCCTCCACCGAGGACCCGCAAGGGAGGGAGCACCCCTGATCCGTCTGCACGACATCCAACTCCGCTTCGGGGAGCGGGTGGTCCTGGACAGCCTGGACTGGAACATCCCCGACCGATCCCGAGTGGCCCTGGTGGGGCCCAACGGGACGGGCAAGACGACGCTGCTGCGCATCCTGGCGGGGCAGGCGGAGCCCGACGACGGCTCCGTGGAGCTGCCCCCCGAGGCGGTGGTGGGCTACCTGCCCCAGGACCTGGTGGAACTGGGCGAGGACACGGTGGTGGAGTACCTGAAGGCCCGGTCGGGCATCGCGGAGGTGGAAGCCCGCCTGGGGGAGCTGGAGCACCGCATCGCCGCCTGCACCTCCGAGGACCCGGAACTGCGGGGACTGACTCTGGAGCACGACCGGCTCCACGGAAGGCTCCACTACGGGGACGGCTACGCCTTCGACGCAGAGGCCCGCAAGGTCCTGGTGGGACTGGGGTTTCGGGACGGAGACGGGGACCGGCCCTGTCCGGACTTCTCCGGAGGCTGGAAGATGCGCATCCTCCTGGCGGCGCTTCTGCTGGCCCGGCCGGACGTGCTGCTTCTGGACGAACCCACGAACCACCTGGACACGGAGAGCATGGAGTGGCTGGAGGGATACCTGCGGGACTTCTCCGGGACCCTGGTGGTGGTGTCCCACGACCGCCGCTTCCTGGACCGGACGGCGGGAAGCATCGCGGAGCTGGCCCGGGGGAAGATCGTCCCCTACTCCTACGGTTACGAGGCCTACCTGCGGGCCCGGGAGGCCCGGGCCGCCCAGCTGGAGAAGGAGCGCCAATCCCGGCAGGAGGAGATCGCCCGGGTGTCCGCCTTCGTGGAGCGGTTCCGGTACAAGGCCTCCAAGGCCGCCCAGGTCCAAAGCCGCATCAAGATGCTGGAGAAGCTGGAGATCGACCCGGAGCAGGAACAGGCCCGGTCGGTGCACATCCGCTTCCCCGAGGCGCCCCGGTGCGCCTACGAGGTGCTCCGGGGGGAGGACCTGGCGAAGCGCTACGGGGACCATCTGGTCTTCCGGGACGTGTCCGTGACCCTGCATCGGGGGGAAAAAGTGGCCCTGGTGGGGATCAACGGGGCGGGCAAATCCACCCTCCTGCGCCTCCTGAGCCAGGGGGAGGACCCCACGGAGGGGACCGTGGAGCTGGGCTCGGGGGTGCGCAAGGGGACCTTCTCCCAGGAGAGCGCCCAGAATCTGCGCTACGCCCACACGGTGTGGGAGGAGGTCTGCTCCACCGGCTCCAAGCTGAACGAACAGGAACGGCGCAACCTCCTGGGGGCCTTCCTCTTCTCCGGGGAGGACATCCACAAACCCGCAGGGGTGCTCTCGGGGGGGGAAAAGTCCCGTCTGGCCCTGCTGAAGCTCCTCCTGTCGGACACGAACCTGCTGATCCTGGACGAGCCCACCAACCACCTGGACCAGAACACCAAGGACCTGTTCCAGCGGGCCCTGCTGCAATACTCCGGGACCATCCTGCTGGTGTCCCACGACCGGTACTTCCTGGACGACCTGGCGGAACGGGTGTTGGAGATCCGGGACGGAAGGCTCTACGACTACCCGGGGAACTACTCCTACTTCGTGGAGAAACGGGCGGCCCAGCTGGCGGAGGAGGCGGGAGCCCTGGCGCCCCAGACCCAGGCCCCTCCCCGCAGCGTCCCCCGGGAGGCGAAACGGGCGGAGGCGGAGGAGCGCAACCGGCTCTACCGGCTGCGCAAGGCCCTCCAGGACCGGCTGGATCCGGTGGAACGGGCCATCGGGGAGGAGGAGGCCCGCAAAACCCAGGTGGAGGCCCTGCTCTGCGATCCGGCGGTGCTGGGGGACTCCTCCCGGGTACAGGACCTGATGAAGGAGCTCAGACTCCTCCAGGAGAGCCTGAAGACCCGCTACGAGGAGTGGGAGGCCCTGAGCCTGGAGATGGAAGCAATCGACTAAGGGGCAGAGGACGTTAGACCGGGTTGCTCTCCTCCAGAAGAGCAACCCGGCTCTTCTGCCTCCTACGAATACTCAAAAAAAGAATGTCAAATTTAAGCACCAGAAATGAAATATTTATCACTAGAACTCCAAGGATCTGCAGGACGTAGGGTAGATTTTGCCATTTTGGGATAATTTCTTGGAGGAACAAATCCATAGAAGTGGACTGAAATTGCGTCATTAGAATACCAAAAGCAATATACACATAGGACAGGACCTGGATGCGAGACTCACGTCGCAATCCCCTTGAAACAACAGGAAAGAGCAAAACCAGAAATACCAATTCGTAAAAGAAGGCCGTCACCGGAACCCATATCATAAGAGGTATGTACGACACAAAACAATCCATTTTATAAAACGAAACGGATTCGACTTTAGCATTATGTGCGTTAATCAAGTCCAACGCGGAATTCAGTACCAGAAATATCAAAAACATGGCCATTCCGTAGCATTTTATCAGTTCAAGATTCTCGTAATTCCCCAACCAAGGGAACCCCTTGAAGAGATAGTAAAATAAACAAAAAACACTTTGTGACGTTTTGTAGTCCAACATGCTGCCTCTCCATTTCAATTTATCAAAGAAATGCATCCACATGTCGGAACCATTCGTCAAGAAGAATAGGACAACAACCGTACCCACCATCGCCAGAGCAGCCTTGCCCTTCTTTGAAATAGCCAATGGCAAAACTAATAGAAATGGATACATTTTTATTGAAGCAGCCAATCCCAACAAGGTTCCCCCCAAAACCATTTCAAACCGATCTTTTCCGGATGATTCTCCATCTTTAAAAACGATACAAAAACCACACGCACACAGAGGAAAAATCAACCACTCTGCATTGAGTCGGTCTAGCAACATATAAAACGGTTGTCCTTCCACCACAAACCAGAAAATCAATACCGATACCAAAAAAGAAAAGGACCTATCAAAACTGGACCTGGCAACCCAATAGCCAGACAAGATGGTTAATATAATATAAGAAACAAAGACCATGTCCCTTGCGTGCTCGTATGTTGCCCAAGAAAATATTCCACCAATAACATAGAGCGAAGGAGGTGGCGTAACTAGCATGGAGATTGAATTATATGGATTTGCACTGCTGGATAATGACTTAAAACCATCCCAATATGCTGAAAAATCAAAAGCCTCTGGCCTCATGGGGTAGGCATAAACCATCCCCTTTTGCACCCATACACCAAAGATCTTAACTATAACGAATAGAAACGCACTTACTGCCACCATATACACTAAAAAAACAGCAAAATCTCGCTCTTCACTCCCAAGACACAACAACCTTCCGCGAACACCCGAAAACAACGCCCTGAGATCTCCCATCCGATTCACCATCTTCCCTCTCCGCCCTACGCGGGCATGCGCCCGTCCCCCCGGACCAGGTCCCCGTTGTCCCTGAAGGACCGGTCCTTCAGGTTCCCCGTCTCCGCCACCAGGTAGAGGGGACGGCCCTTCACCTCCTCGATGATCCGGGCGATGTACTCCCCCATGAGGCCCAGCATGATGAGGATCACCCCGTTGAAGAAGAGGCTCACCGCGATGAGGGAGGTCCAGCCGGGCTGGGTGATGTCCGTGAAGAGCTTCAGGCCGATGTTCACCAGCAGGTAGAGAAAGCTCAGGGCGGAGAGACAGAACCCCATCCAGGTGGCGATCTTCAGGGGCATGGTGAAGGCGGTGATGGCGTCCATGGCCAGGCGCACCATCTTCTTGAGGGGATAGTGGGTCTGTCCGGCGAAGCGGGCGTCCCGGTCGTACTCCACGTAGGTCTGCCGGAACCCCATCCAGGCCACCAGCCCGCGCATGTAGCGGCAGCGTTCGTTCACGTTCTCCAGGAGAATGCGCACGATGCGCCGGTCCAGGAGGCGGAAGTCCCCCGCGTCGGTGGGGATGTCCTGGTTCGCCATGGAGCGCAGAAACCGGTAGAACAGGGAAGCGGTGACCTTCTTGAACCAGGTCTCCCCGGCCCGCTTGAGGCGCTTGCCGTACACCACCTCGTAGCCCTCCCGCCATTTTTCGATCATCTTGGGGATCAGCTCCGGGGGATCCTGGAGGTCCGCGTCGATCACCACCACCGCCCGACCCGCGGAGGCATCCACCCCTGCGGTGATGGCGGCCTGGTGGCCGAAGTTCCGGGAAAAGCCGATGAAGCGCACGTGGGGGTCCCGGGCGGCGAGCTCCCTCAGGATGGCCCGGGTGGCGTCCCGGCTTCCGTCGTCCACGAAGAGCAGTTCGTAGGTGCCCTCCACCCCGTCCATGACCGTCTTGAGCCGTCGGTAGCTCTCGTGGAGCACCTCCTGCTCGTTGTAGGCGGGGATCACCACGGAAAAGTCGATGGTTTCCCGCTCCTGTCGTCCTTCCTGGCTCTGCATGGTCCACCCTCCCGATCCGGCCCGCCCGAGGGGGCCCTCCGCCCTCTCCTCTGCGGGAGCAGGCTTTCTAGCGTTCCTTCACGCCGTAAACCACCGTGTCTCCGTCGTCGTAGAGCTGTTCCAGACAGCCCCCGGGGGTGGAAGCCTCCCGCCGGAGGAGACCGTCGTTCACCCGGTACTCTCTCCGCGTATCCCTGTCCACCAGGACGTAGCGGATCCGGTTCTCTCGAAGCAGCGCCTCCAGGCGTTCCGGAACCGTTCCCTCCAGGACCTCCTTCACCACCCGGTCCCGCGTCGCCGTGTCGTACCCGGCACTCCAGGTGTAGTACTGCCAGCCGTTGAAGAGCTTCCTCCCCGCCGCCAGGACGGGGTGCATGTAGTAGTTCTTGGACAGGATGACCCCGTTGGGATCCAGGTGCTCCTGGGCCCAGAGCTTGAGGGGGGCCTTCTCCTGGATCGCTATGGCCCGTTCCGGGACGTTCTTGTTGTGCAGGGCCAACAGGTCCACCACCCCCGTGGAGAGGAGCACCGCCACCAGCCCCCATGCGGCAAACCACGTCTTCCGGAAGCGCATCATCTCCCCCAGGAGGAAAGCCACCAGAACGTTCCCCACCAGGACCGCGATAAAGAGGTATTTGTGGTTCACGTTGATGTCGGGGGTCAGGCTGACGGCGTTGGCGAAGACCAGGGGAGCCGCGGCGGCGAGGGCGAAACACCCCCGCCCGCGGAAGGGGGCGCAGAGCAGGGCAACCAACCCCACCGCCGGGAGGATGCCGAAAAGCTCCACGTAGTAGAAGATCAGCCCCTTCAGGGTCTTCTCCGGGGTCAGGAACCCCAGGTA
The sequence above is drawn from the Aminomonas paucivorans DSM 12260 genome and encodes:
- a CDS encoding fatty-acid metabolism regulator protein; amino-acid sequence: MQRLEVIARTYYDSVTLMRVAKEITAREGVKSASLSMGTEANLRILAAGGFDLTGLEAGPNDLILAVAGEESVLEEALSTAKAYLANPPWRQNQDDGGTYRPRSLDGAVTVLPEANLAIVSVAGRYAGDVALECLGRDLNVMLYSDNVSLEKEVEIKKVAREKGLLVMGPDCGTIIVRGVAMGMANACPTGPVSLVAAAGTGLQEVHVQLAKRGVGTLHGIGTGGRDVKAEVGGLMVEMGVQTLLADDEVKVLVVVGKPPAPEVEQKILAQVRAGGKPAVLGFIGGEARGDQPPVYICRELEETAAVAAALAKGEDVASARRSLAEADDALKALAGKIGPRKGWLRGLYSGGTLCYEAQLIAQDLLGPIHSNTPLKKELRLEDSLASVEHSIVDFGEDEFTQGRLHPMIDVSLRAARFEEEAKDPEVGVILFDVVIGYGCNPDPATGLVEGILKARALGKDRIAFVASICGTEADPQDGARQRRILEEAGVTVCHSNAQAARLAAYLLKG
- a CDS encoding DUF2877 domain-containing protein encodes the protein MDTPVLLGVSVDWPDVPPPLRVREAHRRAVNLEDPRGRRFSLVTDPRDLGPRTAWLSLLPELREGEPGPDLPRGEEGLRFDPRIRPGRPRPRWRPLWEEWPVFLEDPELRVLGEALREEDPLTLAGLGPGHTPAGDDWIAGWLVALGWIGSPESLRARGELGRRFDPGCTAWLAGEVIRDALEGLAWARPAALTAALEGEDGEAVLRAVSAMTDWGHTSGRAWLAGFAGALGRFDATAPR
- a CDS encoding CaiB/BaiF CoA transferase family protein; translation: MTERKKPLEGLVVLDLTRVLAGPFAGMMLADMGARVIKVENPQGGDDARAYTPFQNGESAYFMSLNRGKESVTLNLKHPEGKRILKELAARADILVENYKPGTMKKLGLDYDVLSRVNPRLIYAASSGFGQTGPYSDRPAYDLIVQGMGGLQSITGTDPKHPLKVGSSMADILAGIFAVTGILAALHHRDLTGRGQMVDVAMLDCLVATLENAVARYETSGVAPGPIGNDHPSICPFATFESADGFINIAAGNDVLWARLCEVLGIPETAADPRFLTNRDRIENWLALKAILNAQTQGKTTAQWMEALMAVQVPCGPINTIDKVVSDPQVLAREMIVPVAHPVAGELKMPGVPIKFSETPASIAGPAPLLGEHVGAIYGGLLGMSEEEIRKLREEGAI
- a CDS encoding carbon-nitrogen hydrolase family protein, yielding MRRMIGAAIQFAIEPMDVRANLEKAEGWIDACVRESKADLVVLPESFTTGFTPRGTASDIWDAVTSIPGPLTDVGVRWARQFGIHLVYPTYERGEERGVVYNSAALIGPDGILGVYRKTHPFPTERLEGGGWTTPGCRPFCVDTPLGRIGIVICYDGDFPELARATTLLGAEVICRPSAFMRTFDHWDLTNRARAYDNHVYWIATNTVGRDESGSFYFGGSMIVHPTAVKLAQARASEEYIWAELDPDPLRKVVPCGSSEQWFDHVEDRNLGSYEGILHEGRCAFEPARRIPYGR
- a CDS encoding PucR family transcriptional regulator, with protein sequence MIAADLLRHHLFPDFELLGGSGGLNRELSSVSVIDAPDVDRWMRGGEFLIGSGYIFREDPEGFAPFLRRVEEKGIAALGIKLDRYHHQLPGSMVAESDSLNLPLVAIPLNYRWTDVIEGVQAFLFQEKRRGDQAQEDLGSFWEEGLDLRRLLSGFALRLGLPLVVQSTQLGLNHQFLPDGRIEGADQVQAFLKTPVVQEKGLPRRGQILENLELRNSGVLQWCAVYRFVADTPLTLHLGLSAGEQTPSTRQERMVLRALTLLRAAALEVATLSDRWVVKKEKFFEGLCLEIYNDPEMVRANLEELGVALPRRGCIVVASSSREAEPPRWVPPEAVFSHRLGDQWTGLLPLPDPDGAKRDWGQKAERAGVHLALGGTVQTPLEISRSYQEAKRTSNWLREFSLPPGVYLHEELSLYALLDSLARLPEARGVYRRYWEPLLAEPTGGRRSLPLRELAKALIQTDFNARLCAQNLHLHYNTVRNHLEDLEGLLDLDLSNPHHRLGLILASHIHGSFQKRGGEG